The Lampris incognitus isolate fLamInc1 chromosome 4, fLamInc1.hap2, whole genome shotgun sequence genome segment TTTTAAGTGACGGAGGGGCTGTAAtttgagagaaggagaggggtgcTATTAGCCAAGAGCGAGCGCGGCACTTGAGAAACCCAGATGTTGAATTTTAAGGCACCAAGTTGAGTCGACAGCACGACTTGTTTCCACGTCGGACACAATTGCCTGCGTTTTTCACGACCATTAATGAATGGAGCGCGAACGGATCGGCTGAGGAGAAGAGTACCggggatttcttttcttttttttcttttttctttcgtttttttttcttagcCTTTCACGTGACTGTTATTTGCAGAAGAATTTGGACGAGGGGGGAATCCTGAAGTGAACAAAATACAACAAATCTTAATTGCTTACTTTTGGACGTTTTGAAATGTTTTGCTGCAGCACCTTTGATTGGATTTAACTAGTCGAACACACGTCctcttatataaatatatatatagatatatatatctatatatatatagatatatatataaatatatacataaaaaAAGTTTTGACAACTCTGATACTTAAGCCCCCTTTTGTGTGTTCAGGGGCCAAGTGGGCACCATGGCTTTCCTTCACTTGCTTCTTTGTGCCGGAATGTTTTCAGTGCCACTCGGTGGAGCCTACCGCGGACCCCTGTTCCCAGAGATGTCCAACGGTACTTTCCATCACTACTTCGTCCCCGACGGCGACTACGAGGATAACGACGACCCGGAGAAATGCCAGATGCTGTTCAAGATGAACGACGAGCGAAAGTGCAGCGTCGAAGAGGATCAGGAGTCCGCCATACGCGACGACTTCACCATCATCAAACGGCAGATCGAGGACTCGGCCCGGGTGCTCGAAGGGATCGGCAAGAGCATCTCCTACGATTTGGACGGGGAGGACAGCTACGGGAAATACCTGAGGAGGGAGACCGCTCAGATAAGCGAGGCTTTCACAAACTCGGAGAAGTCCCTGCTGGAGCTGGAGGTGAAATTCAAGCAGAGCCAGGAGGGCGAGTTGAGGGAGGAGCACCGGCTGAGCGACGACTTTCTCAGCATGATCGTCCACACCAGAGACGCGCTGAAGGACACGCTGGACGTCTCGTTGGGTCTGAAGGACAAGCACGAGCTCCTGTCGCTCATAGTCCGCAGCCACGGGACGCGACTGAGCCGACTGAAG includes the following:
- the fibinb gene encoding fin bud initiation factor, whose protein sequence is MAFLHLLLCAGMFSVPLGGAYRGPLFPEMSNGTFHHYFVPDGDYEDNDDPEKCQMLFKMNDERKCSVEEDQESAIRDDFTIIKRQIEDSARVLEGIGKSISYDLDGEDSYGKYLRRETAQISEAFTNSEKSLLELEVKFKQSQEGELREEHRLSDDFLSMIVHTRDALKDTLDVSLGLKDKHELLSLIVRSHGTRLSRLKNEYMKF